In Paraburkholderia terrae, the DNA window CTCAGTGCTGGAATCGAGTTTGCGAATCTTGATAGACATGCTGGTATCCGTTTCGGTAAGGCGCGCGAGTCAGACTCGGCTGTGACCGTTGCGTCAGGCCTTTGCGTCAGGCCGTTGCGCCGTTGCGTTGCGACGCGCGCTCGAACGCGTTGAGAATGGGCGCCAGCGCGGCGCGCTTGAGCTTCAGCGCCGCCTGGTTCACAACGAGGCGCGACGAGATCTGCATGATCTCTTCGACCTCGACAAGATTGTTGGCGCGCAGCGTGCCGCCCGAGCTGACCAGGTCGACGATCGCGTCGGCCAGTCCCACCAGCGGCGCGAGTTCCATCGATCCATACAGCTTGATCAGGTCGACGTGTACGCCCTTGGCAGCGAAGTGCTCGCGCGCCACTTCCACATACTTCGTGGCGACGCGCAGGCGTGCGCCCTGGCGCACCGCGTTCGCGTAGTCGAAGCCGGCCGCGACCGCCACCGACATCCGGCAGCGCGCGATATCCAGATCGATCGGCTGATACAAACCGCCGCCTCCGTGCTCGATCAGCACGTCCTTGCCCGCGACGCCGAAATCGGCGGCACCGTACTCGACGTACGTCGGCACGTCGGTGGCGCGCACGATGATGACGCGCAGGTTGGGATCCGTAGTCGGCAGAATCAGCTTGCGCGACGTTTCCGGGTCTTCCGTCACTTCGATGCCCGCTGCCGCGAGCAGCGGCAGCGTTTCATCGAAGATGCGGCCCTTCGACAGCGCGAGCGTCAGCGGCTTGCCCACCGCCGGCGACGTCGACGTTTGCGGCAGTTCGCTCATGCCTGATTACCCTTGATGCGACGCACCTTCGCGCCGACTGCGGTGAGTTTCGATTCCATCCGGTCGTAGCCGCGATCCAGGTGATAGATGCGGTCGATCAGCGTTTCACCATCCGCGCACAGGCCCGCGATCACGAGACTCGCCGACGCGCGCAGGTCGGTTGCCATCACCTTGGCGCCCGACAGCTTTTCGACGCCGTTGACGAGCGCCGTCTTGCCGTCGATCGTGATGTTCGCGCCGAGACGGTTCAGTTCCTGCACGTGCATGAAGCGGTTTTCGAAGATCGTTTCGACCACTTGCGACGTGCCTTCCGCCAGCGTGTTGAGCGCCATGAACTGCGCCTGCATGTCGGTCGGGAACGCCGGATATTCGGACGTGCGGAACGAGACGGCCTTCGGACGCTGGCTCATTCGCACGCGCATCCAGTCATCGCCCTCTTCGATCGTCACGCCTGCTTCGCGCAGCTTGTCCGTTACGGCTTCGAGAATCTGCGGACGCACATGGCGCAACGTGACGTCGCCGCCCGCCGCCGCGACCGCGCACAGGAACGTGCCCGCTTCGATACGATCCGGCACGACCGTGTGCTGTGCGCCGTGCAACTTGTCGACGCCTTGAATCACCAGACGGTCAGTACCGATGCCGTCGATCTTCGCGCCCATCGCAACCAGCAGATTCGCCAGATCGCCGACTTCCGGCTCGCGCGCAGCGTTTTCGATGACCGTCTCGCCTTCCGCGAGCACGGCCGCCATCAGCAGGTTTTCCGTGCCGGTGACGGTGATCATGTCGGTGATGATGCGCGCGCCCTTCAGACGTTTCGCGCGCGCTTCGATGAAGCCGTGCTCGATGTTGATCTCGGCGCCCATCGCCTGCAGGCCCTTGATGTGCTGATCGACGGGACGTGCGCCGATCGCGCAGCCGCCCGGCAGCGACACCTTCGCCTCGCCGAAGCGCGCGACGAGCGGGCCGAGCACCAGAATCGATGCGCGCATCGTCTTCACGAGTTCGTACGGCGCGACCAGATTGTCGACCTTCGACGCGTCGAGCATCACCTTGCCGTCGCTGCTTTCCGTGCGCACGCCCATCTGGCCGAGCAGCTTGAGCGTCGTGCGCACGTCCTGCAGATCGGGCACGTTGTCGAGATGAACGGGCTCCGCGCTCAACAAGCCTGCGCAAAGGATCGGCAGCGCCGCGTTCTTCGCACCCGAAACAACGATCTCACCAGCGAGCTTTTGCCCGCCTTCAATCACGAGTTTGTCCATGCCTGTTTGTTCCTGATCTGCCCGTCCGCCTGCGGGCGTCTTGTTGTGGGCGGTTGCTGCGGCGCCGTTTGCGGCGTCGCGATTCTCTTGTGTAAGTCGCACTAATGTTCCAGCTAATTTGCAGCTACGTCTAAAGCTTATTGTGCAGCTTGTTTTTCCGCTCTTGCAGCCAGGTTATCGAGCGCCGTCCTCCGACAGACAGCAGGTTTTTCCGCGTAATGTCTATACGCGAGTCAGGCGCTTTGCCATTCGGTGGGCGTCAGCGTTTTCATGCTGAGCGCGTGGATCTCTTCGCGCATCCGGTCGCCGAGCGCCGCATACACGAGTTGATGCCGTTGAATCAGACGCTTGCCTTCGAAATTCGGCGACACGATGGTCGCGAAGAAATGTTGGCCGTCGCCTTCCACTTCGAGATGCTCGCAAGGGAGGCCCGCCGCGATGTAATTCTTGACCTGTTCGGGAGTGGGTAGCATGAGTGCTCCTGTTAATGGTCCAGTCAGTGACGCAGCTTGAAGCCGGACGCGAGCATGCGCATCGCCAGCACGGCCAGCACGACGAAGAAACCGCTGACAATCAGAAGGCTCCACATCGGATTGATATCCGACATTCCGAAGAAGCCATAACGAAAGCCGTCGATCATGTAGAAAAATGGATTCAGACGCGAGATTTCGCGCCACACGGGTGGCAGCGTATGCGTCGAGTAGAACACGCCCGACAGGAACGTGAGCGGCATGATCAGAAAATTCTGGAACGCGGCGAGCTGGTCGAATTTCTCGGCCCAGATGCCCGCGATCAAACCGAGCGTGCCGAGAATCGCCGAACCGAGCACCGCGAACGCAATGATATAAAGCGGCGCGCTAAAGCTCATCGGGATGAACCAGACCGTGACGACGAACACGCCCAGCCCGACGCTCAATCCGCGCACGACAGCCGCGAGCACATACGCGCCGTACATCTCCCAGTGCGACAGCGGCGGCAGCAGCACGAACACGAGGTTGCCCGTGATCTTCGACTGAATCAGCGACGACGAACTGTTCGCGAACGCGTTCTGCAGCACGCTCATCATCACGAGGCCGGGCACGAGAAAGCTCGTGTACAGCACGCCCGGATACACCTGCACGTGATCGCGCAGCGCGTGGCCGAAGATCGTCAGATACAGCAATGCGGTAATAACCGGCGCGAGCACCGTCTGGAACGCGACCTTCCAGAAGCGCAGCAATTCCTTGTAGAACAGAGTGCGGAAACCGTTCATGCCAACCCCTCGACCACTTCCGGACCGTTCATCACCTGCATGAACACATCTTCGAGGTCGGCCTTGCGGACCTCGATTTCATCGAACGTGCAACCGGCCGTGCGGCATTGCGCAAGGATGCGCTCCACGTCGTCGTAGCTCGACAGGCGCAGCAGATGCTGACGTCCGTTGACATTGGTGGGATCGACTTCCAGCACCCGCAATTCGGCGGGCAGCACGCCCTGCGCAAAACGGATGAACAGTTGCGTGCCCGCGAAACGTTCGAGCAGCGTGCTGGTGCGCTCCAGCGCGACGACTTCACCGCGCCGTAGCATCGCGATGCGGTCGCACAGCGATTCGGCTTCTTCCAGATAGTGCGTGGTCAGCACGATCGTGTGCCCTTCGCGGTTCAGGCGCGAGATGAATTTCCACAGCGTCTGGCGCAGTTCGACGTCGACGCCCGCCGTCGGCTCGTCGAGCACGATCACGGGCGGCCGGTGGACGAGCGCCTGCGCGACCAGCACGCGACGCTTCATCCCGCCCGACAGCGCACGCATGTTCGCGTCGGCTTTTTCGGTGAGATCGAGATTGGCCATCACTTCGTCGATCCAGTCGTCGTTCTTGCGCAGGCCGAAGTAGCCCGACTGGATGCGCAGCGTCTCGCGCACGGTGAAGAACGGATCGAACACGAGTTCCTGCGGTACGACGCCGAGCGCACGGCGCGCGAGACGGAAGTCGTCGACGACATGGTGGCCGTGAACCGTGATGCTGCCTTCATCGGCGCGGGCGAGGCCGGCGAGGATGCTGATGAGCGTCGTCTTGCCGGCGCCGTTCGGACCGAGCAGCCCGAAGAATTCGCCTTGTTCGACGGTGAAGCTGACGCCTTTGAGCGCTTGCAGATCTTTGTAGCGCTTCCTGACGTTACGAATTTCAATCGCTGACATGACTGTGCGCCGTCAAAGTGGACAGCGCCTGATAGATCGCCCGGCAAGGGCGCGAAAGCATGGGGGAACGAAATTGGGGCCGGGTGCAAAAGACCGCTTGCGCTGCCGTTGCAACCGCTACGGCCGTTTCCGCGATGCGGGATGAAACGGCCACGCGCCAAAAAACGTTTGATTATAGGGCAAAAGTCGAACCGGCCGACTTGCCTTGGGAGAACGTGAGCCAGCGCAAAGGGTGAAACGCGGCGCAAGGCTCACTGACGCGAGAGCGTCAATGTCGTACGGGGCAACTGTGTTGCATGGGACCAGAGTAAGGCGCTAAAGCGCCAACTCTGGTCGACAGATCAGGGTATCGACACCGTAGGCTTGCGCGAGACTGGACAGCCCCGCAGGGAGGTTGACGACGACGAGCGGCGTACCACGCGCGCTCGCCGCGCGTTGCCATGCGAGCAGCACGGCCAGCGCCGACGAATCGAATTGCGTGAGCGCCGCGCAGTCGACCGCCGTCGCGCCGCTGCCGATGCGCGCGAGACCCGCCGCGAGTGCAGCCTTCGCGCTCGCGTGGGTCAAGGTGCTGCCGGTTTCGAACGTGTTGACGGCCGTGCTTACCGGCGCGCTGACAAAGTTGTTCACGACTGTTTGCCGTTCGCGAGTTGCTGGTTGCGTGCCGTCAGGAACTGGATCAGACCGTCGACACCGCTCTTCTGGATCTGCTCGTTGAACTGCTGCTGGTACGCCTGGATCAGCCATGCGCCGAGCACGTTCAGGTCATACACGCGCCAGCCTTGCGGCGTCTTGTACAGACGGTAGTCGAGTTCGACGGGCGAGCCGTTGTTCATCACGACCGAGCGGACCACCACGTCGGTGTCTTCCGGGCTCGCGCGGAACGGCTTGTACTGGATTTCCTGGTCCTTCACCTGAGCGAGGGCGCCCGAATACGTACGGATCAGCAGCGTCTTGAACTGCTCGACCACGGCATTCTGCTGCTCCGGCGTCGCCGTGCGCCAGTTGCGGCCCATCGCGAGTTGCGTCGTGCGGCGGAAGTCCGTGTACGGAAGAATCTTCTCGTTCACGAGCTTCGTGACAGCATTGATGTTGCCGCTCTGGATCGTCTTGTCGGCGCGCACGGCGTCGATCACCTGCTGCGTGACGGTCCTGACCATTGCGTCGGGATTGCTGCTATCGACGGCTTGCGCGGACGCCGCGCCACTGAACGCAAAGAGAGCTGCAATAAACGGGATAAAGAAGAAGAATTTTTTCATTTCCAGTCCTGCAAAAAAATTTAGCTTAGCTTGGAGGCGACGATATCACGCGAGTTCAGCCGTCATCCACGCCCAAACTGCGAGAAACGTATCCGAGTGTTACGACAGACGGATACGCCGCTCGCATTTGTTATGCCTCAGTGCAGCTTCAGCGACGGGTAGCCGAAGTGCGCCGGCGGTACGATCTGGCCACCGGGGACGGTCGGCGGCGCATCGGTGCCCGACGCCGGCTGCGCGGCACCCGCTGGCTCGTTCGAAGACGCACCCGAAGCCGCCTCCGGCGCCGAAGCCGGCGTGGGTGCGGGCGCAGTTGCCGCGCCGCCATCCACGTCTTCGTATTTCGGCAGCGGCGCTTCGCTACCGTAGTCCGGCAGCCCCGTCGACGCATTGCCGCCCGTCAGCAGATAGCGGCGGCGCTGCAGATACGCGTTACGCACGAACGAGTATTTGTCGAGCGCCGCGCCTTCGAGCACGTCGCTTGCGTTCAGCAGGTTCGCGCGCGTGTTGACCACGTTCAGACCGTAGAGCGCCCAGCTCACGCTATCCGGCTGCACGTACGTGAGCGGATTGATGAAGTAGTTGCCCACCATGCCCACGCCGTCGCGCACCGTGCTCGGCCCGAACAGCGGCAGCACCAGATACGGACCAGGCGGCACGCCATAGTGACCGAGCGTCAGGCCGAGGTCGTTGTCGTGCTTCGGCAGCTTCGCGAGCGTGGCGACGTCGAACAGGCCGCCGACACCGAAGATCGTGTTGATCACGATCCGCATGATGTCCGATACGCCATCGGCGATCTTCAGCTGCAGCAGGTTGTTCGCCGCGATGTACACGTCGCCGATGTTCGAAAAGAAGTTCGTGACGCTGTCACGCACCGGTTGCGGCGTGACAAACACGTAGCCCTTCGCGACCGGCTTCAACGCGTACTTGTCGAGCGTGTCGTTGAACGTGAAGACCGTACGGTTGAAGCCCTCGATCGGATCTTCCTTCGTCGGGTTCTGAACGGTTGCGCAACCCGCCAGCGCTGCCACCGCCAGCGTGATCCCCGCGACACGTAAGCGTGTCGTGTTCATTGTTATTCTCCTTATTGGCCCGATGCGCCCGAAGCGGCTGCGGCCGAAGCCGCAGGAGCCGGGTCTGCCGGCGCGGGCGCCGCAGCAGATGCGCCGGGTTTGGCAGCGCCCGAATCCGCTGCCTTGCTATACAGGAACTGTCCGATCAGATTCTCCAGGACGATAGCCGATTGGGTCATCGTGATCGTGTCGCCGGCTTTCAGCATTTCGCTGTCGCCACCCGGCTCAAGACCGATGTACTGCTCACCCAACAGGCCCGACGTCAGAATCTTCGCGGACGTGTCTTTCGGAAACTGATACTGCTTGTCGATATCGAGCGTCACGAGCGCCTGATACGAATTGCTGTCGAAGCCGATCGAT includes these proteins:
- the hisG gene encoding ATP phosphoribosyltransferase yields the protein MSELPQTSTSPAVGKPLTLALSKGRIFDETLPLLAAAGIEVTEDPETSRKLILPTTDPNLRVIIVRATDVPTYVEYGAADFGVAGKDVLIEHGGGGLYQPIDLDIARCRMSVAVAAGFDYANAVRQGARLRVATKYVEVAREHFAAKGVHVDLIKLYGSMELAPLVGLADAIVDLVSSGGTLRANNLVEVEEIMQISSRLVVNQAALKLKRAALAPILNAFERASQRNGATA
- the murA gene encoding UDP-N-acetylglucosamine 1-carboxyvinyltransferase, encoding MDKLVIEGGQKLAGEIVVSGAKNAALPILCAGLLSAEPVHLDNVPDLQDVRTTLKLLGQMGVRTESSDGKVMLDASKVDNLVAPYELVKTMRASILVLGPLVARFGEAKVSLPGGCAIGARPVDQHIKGLQAMGAEINIEHGFIEARAKRLKGARIITDMITVTGTENLLMAAVLAEGETVIENAAREPEVGDLANLLVAMGAKIDGIGTDRLVIQGVDKLHGAQHTVVPDRIEAGTFLCAVAAAGGDVTLRHVRPQILEAVTDKLREAGVTIEEGDDWMRVRMSQRPKAVSFRTSEYPAFPTDMQAQFMALNTLAEGTSQVVETIFENRFMHVQELNRLGANITIDGKTALVNGVEKLSGAKVMATDLRASASLVIAGLCADGETLIDRIYHLDRGYDRMESKLTAVGAKVRRIKGNQA
- a CDS encoding BolA family protein, with the translated sequence MLPTPEQVKNYIAAGLPCEHLEVEGDGQHFFATIVSPNFEGKRLIQRHQLVYAALGDRMREEIHALSMKTLTPTEWQSA
- a CDS encoding ABC transporter permease, yielding MNGFRTLFYKELLRFWKVAFQTVLAPVITALLYLTIFGHALRDHVQVYPGVLYTSFLVPGLVMMSVLQNAFANSSSSLIQSKITGNLVFVLLPPLSHWEMYGAYVLAAVVRGLSVGLGVFVVTVWFIPMSFSAPLYIIAFAVLGSAILGTLGLIAGIWAEKFDQLAAFQNFLIMPLTFLSGVFYSTHTLPPVWREISRLNPFFYMIDGFRYGFFGMSDINPMWSLLIVSGFFVVLAVLAMRMLASGFKLRH
- a CDS encoding ABC transporter ATP-binding protein, producing the protein MSAIEIRNVRKRYKDLQALKGVSFTVEQGEFFGLLGPNGAGKTTLISILAGLARADEGSITVHGHHVVDDFRLARRALGVVPQELVFDPFFTVRETLRIQSGYFGLRKNDDWIDEVMANLDLTEKADANMRALSGGMKRRVLVAQALVHRPPVIVLDEPTAGVDVELRQTLWKFISRLNREGHTIVLTTHYLEEAESLCDRIAMLRRGEVVALERTSTLLERFAGTQLFIRFAQGVLPAELRVLEVDPTNVNGRQHLLRLSSYDDVERILAQCRTAGCTFDEIEVRKADLEDVFMQVMNGPEVVEGLA
- a CDS encoding STAS domain-containing protein, whose protein sequence is MNNFVSAPVSTAVNTFETGSTLTHASAKAALAAGLARIGSGATAVDCAALTQFDSSALAVLLAWQRAASARGTPLVVVNLPAGLSSLAQAYGVDTLICRPELAL
- a CDS encoding MlaC/ttg2D family ABC transporter substrate-binding protein, whose amino-acid sequence is MKKFFFFIPFIAALFAFSGAASAQAVDSSNPDAMVRTVTQQVIDAVRADKTIQSGNINAVTKLVNEKILPYTDFRRTTQLAMGRNWRTATPEQQNAVVEQFKTLLIRTYSGALAQVKDQEIQYKPFRASPEDTDVVVRSVVMNNGSPVELDYRLYKTPQGWRVYDLNVLGAWLIQAYQQQFNEQIQKSGVDGLIQFLTARNQQLANGKQS
- a CDS encoding MlaA family lipoprotein translates to MNTTRLRVAGITLAVAALAGCATVQNPTKEDPIEGFNRTVFTFNDTLDKYALKPVAKGYVFVTPQPVRDSVTNFFSNIGDVYIAANNLLQLKIADGVSDIMRIVINTIFGVGGLFDVATLAKLPKHDNDLGLTLGHYGVPPGPYLVLPLFGPSTVRDGVGMVGNYFINPLTYVQPDSVSWALYGLNVVNTRANLLNASDVLEGAALDKYSFVRNAYLQRRRYLLTGGNASTGLPDYGSEAPLPKYEDVDGGAATAPAPTPASAPEAASGASSNEPAGAAQPASGTDAPPTVPGGQIVPPAHFGYPSLKLH
- the mlaD gene encoding outer membrane lipid asymmetry maintenance protein MlaD encodes the protein MKKTALDFWVGLFVVLGFVALLFLALKAGNMSSLSFQATYPVKLKFDNIGGLKVRAPVKSAGVTVGRVESIGFDSNSYQALVTLDIDKQYQFPKDTSAKILTSGLLGEQYIGLEPGGDSEMLKAGDTITMTQSAIVLENLIGQFLYSKAADSGAAKPGASAAAPAPADPAPAASAAAASGASGQ